The Aphis gossypii isolate Hap1 unplaced genomic scaffold, ASM2018417v2 Contig00060, whole genome shotgun sequence genome contains a region encoding:
- the LOC126553060 gene encoding uncharacterized protein LOC126553060 produces the protein MVSKKVCAINHCKNDLSGQQRLSFHSFPKDVHISQEWVKFAKNSKINEVMRTFGHLHLSLNYSICSNHFKPEDFVPNRGSSRRLLKYGEIPSLNLPVTSPPLTKPLLKSLKLNFNNIFENEMKKNQIHSPVFCMYKKFDRLSTPKKLTSSKKKHSEENNVLTEEWKIHKNPVKRSLFGSDLDASTSNLANMLPKNEHNIMDESKAGLNIYKMFHFRSGTWFVLYFFVILY, from the exons atggtgtCCAAAAAAGTATGCGctataaatcattgtaaaaatgatttaagtgGTCAACAGAGATTGTCTTTTCACTCATTTCCAAAAGACGTTCATAT TTCTCAAGAATGGGTTAAGTTtgcaaaaaattcaaaaataaatgaagttATGAGAACTTTTGGACATTTACATCTGAgtctaaattatagtatttgttCAAACCATTTTAAACCAGAAGATTTTGTACCGAACAGGGGTTCTAGTAGAagatt attgaaaTATGGTGAAATACCTTCATTAAATTTACCAGTTACATCTCCTCCTTTAACTAAACCATTGTTGAAAA gtttaaaattaaatttcaataatatttttgaaaatgaaatgaaaaaaaatcaaatacacaGTCCAgtgttttgtatgtataaaaaatttgatcgTTTATCAACTCCTAAAAAACTCacaagttcaaaaaaaaaacattccgaggaaaataatgttttaactgAAGAATGGAAGATACATAAGAATCCAGTAAAACGATCACTTTTTGGATCAGACCTAGATGCATCAACATCAAATTTAGCAAATATGTTACCaaaaaatgaacataatattatggatgaATCTAAAGCaggtttgaatatttataagatgTTTCATTTCCGGTCTGGGACATGGtttgtgttgtatttttttgtaatattgtattaa